A single window of Nicotiana sylvestris chromosome 3, ASM39365v2, whole genome shotgun sequence DNA harbors:
- the LOC138887869 gene encoding uncharacterized protein gives MPIGRLAKWQILLTEFDIVYVTHTAIKAQALADDLAENPVDDEYHPLSTYFLDEEVNSVEITSKDTNAWKMFFDGAVNAKGIGIGAILISPTGQHYPATARLRFFYTNSTAEYEACIMGMNMAIEQDVEELLIMGYSDLIIRQAQGEWETQDVKLIPYRQHVEDLSRWFKSIEFRYVPRCHNELAYALATLASMLSYSGNAHINPLEIQIRERHGYCNTVEAEPNIQPWYHDIKRFLKTKEYPEQASEDQKRTIRRHTSGFFLSGNVLYKRTPDLNLL, from the coding sequence atgcccataggaagattagcaaaatggcagatcctgctcactgaatttgacatagtctatgtcacccacaCGGCGATAAAAGCCCAGGCTTTAGCGGATGACCTAGctgaaaacccggttgatgatgaataccatcCCTTGAGTACCTACTTTTTGGacgaagaggtaaattcagttgagatAACATCAAAAGACACCAATGcgtggaaaatgttcttcgatggagctgtgaaTGCCAAAGGCATTGGAATTGgagcaatcttgatctcacccacggGTCAGCACTATCCAGCCACAGCCCGGCTTCGGTTCTTCTACACAAACAGCacagccgagtatgaagcctgcatcatgggtatgaacatggcaatcgaacaagatgtcgaagaattgttaatcatgggataTTCAGATctaattatccgacaagctcaaggagaatgggaaactcaaGATGTCAAACTAATTCCctataggcaacatgtggaagatcttagcaggTGGTTCAAGTCAATTGAGTTCAGGTACGTTCCTCGTTGTCACAATGAGTTAGCCTatgcactcgctactttggcctcgatgttgTCATACTCAGGCAATGCCCAtattaatcctttagaaatccaAATTCGGGAAAGGCACGGTTACTGCAATACGGTTGAGGCAGAACCAaatattcagccatggtatcatgatatcaaaagatttctgaaaactaaagaaTACCCTGAGCAAGCCAGtgaagatcaaaagagaaccattagacgacacacaagtggtttcttcttgagtggtaatgtcttgtacaaaaggactccggatctcAACTTGTTATGA